A segment of the Siphonobacter curvatus genome:
CGAGTTGAGCGAATCGATCAGCAAAGGTAGAACGGCTCTTTCTCGGCTAATGGTACCCAATAGGGATATCCTGGTAGAAGTTAGGCGAAATGCGGTTGGTAGGGGACGGCTGTACACGCTTTACGGAGTTTCCTAACTACCGATTTGTACGGAAAGAAACGTACTATTCAATTCGTACTTAGCAGAGTATTCCTAAAGAGTATACTGCTACGATCTGGTTTGAATGTGATATATTTAGATCGAAACCTCTACACTCTATGCAATTTAAATCTGTCTTCATGCTCATGGCTGTGTTGTTGTTCATGAGTTCCTGTCAGGATCAACCGGTTCACCGAAAGCCGGTAGAAAAGCCAGCCGTCATTCTCAAAGACTTGATGAGTTTTTTAAAGTACCGTCAGCAGCACGTAAAGCTCTATGAAACCTTTAATGCCGTGGATTCTGCCCAACAAACGATTTCCCGCGTTCAGTTTCTGAAACAACTCGCTACGGGTCGTTACCTTCCCTTACGCTTACAATCCCAGGATCAGCCCTATTATCAGTTGTATCCCGTGGAGGCCAAGGTAGAAAAAGACATTAAAAACACCCTTAAGTTTTGGGGCGAAATGGAACAGGCTGACGCTCAGGCTGAGGGGAAATCGCTGCCTGACTTTACGTTTGTTGATATGCAAGGGAACCGGTATACCAATCAGAATACAAAAGGTAAAATTGTCGTAGTGAAATGCTGGTTTTTAGGGTGTTTACCCTGTATTCAGGAAATGCCCGCCCTGAACGAATTAAAAAAGATGTATGAAAATCGGAAAGACATTCTTTTTGTAAGTCCCTGCTGGGAATCCAGAAGTAAAGTCGAAGCCTTTTTAAAGAAGACTAAATTTGATTACGCCGTTGCACCCGACCAGTACAACTATTTGACGGATCAGCTACATCTGAGTGGCTATCCAACGCACTTTGTGATTAACAAGCAGGGTCTTATTAGCCTCAGATCGAATGATTATTTAGCCATGGCTTATGTGCTAAATCGGGAAGCAAAACAGCCCTAACTGCAGTATTAGGAAAGAGTCTTCCATTCCTAACAACACGGCTAATTACGTTTTTTAAAGCGATTGTAGGAAAATGTATAGGGACTTGCCCCAATTGTGGAGTAAGACCTTATACCTTTATACGTACTACCTATAGTAACCTATTTTTACTGCTAATTATGATCCGACATTACCTCTGCCTACTTTTATTAATGCTACCTGCCCTGGGCTTTTCGCAGCAAAAACCAGCCTTGAAACTTTGGTACAAAGAACCCTCCGGAACCGTCTGGGAAAACGCCTTACCCTTGGGAAACGGCAGGCTGGGAGCCATGGTCTATGGCAACGTCAGTACGGAAACAATCCAACTGAATGAACATACCGTCTGGAGCGGTAGTCCCAACCGCAATGATAATCCCAATGCTTTAGCGGCTTTGCCCGAGATCCGACAACTCATTTTTGATGGTAAACACAAGGAAGCGGAGCAGCGAGCCAATCAATCAATTTTGACGAAAAAATCCCATGGACAGATGTTTCAGCCCGTGGGTAATCTGAACCTTACCTTCGAGGGTCATACGGCCTTTACCAACTATTCCCGGGAACTGGATATCGAACAGGCCATCGCCCGAACCACCTACACGGTTGGGGATGTGACCTACACCCGAGAAGCATTGGCTTCCTTTCCCGACCAGGTGATCGTCATGCGGCTGACCGCCAGCAAGCCGGGTAAGTT
Coding sequences within it:
- a CDS encoding TlpA family protein disulfide reductase; protein product: MQFKSVFMLMAVLLFMSSCQDQPVHRKPVEKPAVILKDLMSFLKYRQQHVKLYETFNAVDSAQQTISRVQFLKQLATGRYLPLRLQSQDQPYYQLYPVEAKVEKDIKNTLKFWGEMEQADAQAEGKSLPDFTFVDMQGNRYTNQNTKGKIVVVKCWFLGCLPCIQEMPALNELKKMYENRKDILFVSPCWESRSKVEAFLKKTKFDYAVAPDQYNYLTDQLHLSGYPTHFVINKQGLISLRSNDYLAMAYVLNREAKQP